GAGGGGCGGACGCTGCTCGAACACGTCGCCGCCAGCCTGGAATCTTGCCCCCTGCGCCTGCTCGTCGCGCCACCCGGGCGTTACACGTTGCCCGGCTGGGTGAGAGTGCCTGACATCCGCCCGGGTGAGGGTCCCCTCGCGGCTCTGGAGGCGGCCCTGAATGCCGCACAGATTGGACGGGGGCCGGGTTGGGTCGCCTTCGCCGGGGTGGATATGCCCCGCCTGACCCCCGCGTACTGGGAGGTGCTGGGGCAGGCCCGCACCCCCGGGGCCCGCGCCGTTCTCGCCCTGGACGCCGAGGGAAGGCCGCAGCCCCTCGCCGCCCTGTACCACACCGATCTGCTGGAGCAGGTGGCCCGGCTTCTGGACGGTGGGGAACGTCGGATGCGGGCCGCCGCCCCTCCAGCCCTCACGGTCACCGTACCGCACTCACTCATCCGGGCAGTCAGCCCCCAGGCCCTGCGGAACGTCAATACTCCCGCCGACCTCGCGGCGCTGGCGGAAGGGCAATAAAAAAGCCGCCTCTCTGGGCGGTGATAAAAAGAAGATAGCGTGGGATGCAGGGAAAGTCAAATTATGCAGCCCGATCTTGCAACCCCTACCCGCACCGCGCCTTATGCTCCTTCTTGAGTCGGGCGTATTCCTCGTTGGCCTCCGCCTCGTCCCACTTCGCCTTGAAGAGGCGGGCGGACTCGGCCTTCACCGGGTCCTCGGGGGAGCGGGGGAGTTGGGGACGGCCGTGGGCGCCGCTGCGGCCTTTTTTATCGTCGGGGACGGGGCCGTCGTATTTCTTGCCACCTTTATGGTTGGCATAGCGCCGCGAGCGGGTGTAGCCCATCTGGAGGAACTTGCGGGCCATATCGGCGCCCACGAAGTCCCCGGCCTCCAGGTATTCCAGGAACATCCGGTAGATCGTCTCGCTGCTCTGGCGGGCGAGGTCGGGGGTGGCGAAGCGCCAGTGCGGCAGGAGTTCGGACTTGTACGGCTGCACGAGGAGGACGCCCTGCTCGCCCACGCCCACCCGGTACAGTTCGGGGTGAGCGCGCAGGTCGAGGTGGGCGTAGTCGAGGGAATAGTCGAATTGGGGCATGAGTCCTTAAAGAAAGGCTGCCGGGAACAGCCTGGCAGCCCCTCTGTCCCGCGTGACCCTCAGTTCATGCGGTCGTCGTCCATCATCGCCTGGAGCATCCAGCGAATCTTGTCGATGGTGGCGGCGTAGCCGTTGTACAGGTCGGCGGTGGCGGGGTCGTTGGCGTCGTCCACCGTCTTGGAGTCGTCGCGGTAGCCGCGCGCAACGCGGGTGAGGTCCTGCACGAGGTCGGCGACCTGGGTGCGGGCGTCGCGGACGGTCTCGGTGGGCACCTGCACGAGGCTGAAGCGTTCGAGGTCGCTCGGCGCCGCGACCGGGCTGCCCCCCAGCGCCACCAAGCGCTCGGCCTGCTCGTCGATGCCGTCGAAGATTTCCTCTATGAACTCGTCGTAGGCGAGGTGCAGGTCGCGGAAGAAGCGGCCCCGGATGTCCCAGTGGTACTTCTTGAACTTCAGGTAGAGGCTGATCGTGGTGGCGAGGTTGCGTTGCAGCGTCTCGCTGACGGTACCGAACTCCTCCTCGGTGAGGTAGCCGTGGTCCACCAAGCGGTTGTTCACCGTGTTCAGATGCGCGGCGTCGGCCTTGGCCTCGCCCTGGGCCTCGACCCCCTGGGCGCCCTCCTCGGGCACGGCCTGATCTTGAACCGTCTGGTCCTGGCCCGCCTGATCCTGCACGCCGCTTGCCAGCACGGCGTCTTCCTGTACCGCGCTCTCCTGGGGCGTGGCCTCCTGCGCCGCCTTGGTCCTGCCGCGCGAGGTCCGGGTCCCCGTCTTGCCCGCGCTCTCCGTCTTGCCCGTGCTGCCCGACTTGGTCGCCTTGCTCGCTCGTGTCATGGATTCACGCTACGCTGCCCGCCCGGAGAGGCCCATAGGGGGTTTCTTCACGCAGCCCACCGGGGCTGGCTATGCTGACCTTCCCATGACCGACCCGCCCGAGACGGACAGGCTGTCAGCCCTGCTGGGTGAGCTGCGTATCCTGCTCCAGGGCGCACAGGTCCTCACCAGCTTCCTGATCATCCTGCCGTTCAACACCAATTTCCGCGACATCCTGGCCTCCGAGCGCTGGGTGTACGCGGCCACCTTCCTCTGCTCGCTGATCAGCCTGCTGCTGCTGAGCGCCCCGGCCCTGCACCACTACCTGCGCCGCCCGCTGCACCACCCGCGGCAGTTCAAGGCGACGGTCACCCGGCTGGTCCGGGCCGGGGCCGTCTTCATGTCCCTGACGCTGGTGCTGGCGACCCGGCTGGTGGCGAGCCACGTGCTGCCCGGCGCGTTCGGCTGGATCGCGCCGGGTGGCATCGCCCTGCTGCTGCTGTGGGTGTGGTGGGCCGTCCCCCTCTGGCACGAGTACCGGGAGTACGGGGGGCGCGAACGTTAAGGCGGGGCGCGGAAACCTTGTCGTGCTGAGCGAACGCGAAGCATCTCCAGCCCCTTCGCCTTGCTCAGGGTGACAACCTTTTGAGTCTTGCCCTAGAGGCCTGCGAAGGTCAATCGGTTCCCCTCCACCCTCAACTCCACCGCCCCCACCTCCTGCAACTCGGTGAGGTGGGCGCTCACGACCGCGCGGTTGAGGACCACCGCCCCCGCGTTCGTCATCTCCACGCCCAGGGCGGTGCACACCCGGGCGAGCAGTTCGTCCACCGGGGCCGCCCCCGCCCGCACCGCCTCCAGCACGGCCCGGGTCGTCCGCTCGTAGGCGACGAGGTTGGCCGCCACCAGCCCCGCGAGGTCCTCCGTGGGTCCGCCGTGGCCGGGCAGCACAAGGCGCACGCCCGTCAGTGTTCCCAGCCGCGCGGCGGCCTCCTTCTGGAGCCGGGAGTCCGCGCAGAAGGTCAGGGGATGCTTGCTGAGAGCGTCCGGGCCGAAGAAGGCGTCGGCGGCGTAGAGCACGGCCCCGACACGAACGGCCACCATCTGCATCGCATGTCCCGCCACGTCCAGCAACTCGACTTCCACCCCGCCGAGGCGCACCACGCCGAGGTCCGGCAGGGGCCGCGCCGGGCTGGCGGGCGCGAGCAGAAACTTCGTCTGGAGGTCACGCGGGGGCCGCGCCCCGAAGAGGGAAAGGGGTTCGAGGATCGGCTCTCCAATGATCGCCGCCTCCAGGGGTGGGGCATAGACCTCCAGCCCTGGCAAACGCTTCAGCAGGAAGGCGTTCCCGCCATGGTGGTCCGCGTGGCTGTGGGTGTTCAGGATGGCGGTGGGGGTCAGTCTCATCCCTTCCAGCGCCCGCAGCAGCTTGCGCGCGTGGCTGTCGTCGAGGCCGGTGTCCACCAGCAGCGCGCCGCCTTGTGCATCCTCCAGCACCACGCTATTCACGGCGCCGGGCAGGAAGTGGACGCTGGGCGCCAGGGTCTGAAGCGGGGAGGTCATGGGGACAGGATAAATAAACAGCCCTGCAAGCCCGGCCAGGCCGCCGACATGGACGCGCCTGGGGGACTGGAGTAGCCTACGCGAATGCCCTCTTCGGCGCACTCCGCGCGGCCCCGCAGCGCCTTTACCCGCTGGTTTCTGGAGACCGACCCCCCGGAGCGCGAGGGCTTTTACGAGGACGAGGCGGCGGCCAGGGCGCAGCAGCACAAGCACCCGTGGTGGCAGGTCATGTGCCTGACCGGCGTGGACTACTTCTCCAGCCTGGGATACGCACCCGGCATCGCCTTTCTCGCGGCGGGCGCGCTCTCCCCGGTGGCGACGCTGGTGCTCGTGCTCGTGACCCTCTTCTGCGCCCTGCCCATGTACCGCCGGGTCGCCTACGAGAGCCCCCACGGGGACGGCTCGCTGAGCATGCTCGAACGGCTGCTCGCCTACTGGCCCAGCAAGCTGCTCGTGCTGGCCCTGCTGGGCTTTGTCGCCACGGGCTTTGTTATCACCATCACCCTGTCGGCGGCGGACGCGGCGGCGCACGTCACCGAGAACCCGCTGCTCAAGGTGGCCCTGGACGGCCAGGAGGTCCTCATCACGCTGGGACTGATCGCGCTGCTGGGCGCGGTGTTTCTCAAGGGCTTCAAGGAGGCCATCGGGATTGCGGTCGCGCTGGTCGCGTTGTACCTGGGCTTGAACGTGGTCCTGATCGGGCGTGGGCTGCTGGAGGTAGTGACGCACCCCGGCCTGGTCGGGGACTGGTGGACGGGCCTGCGGCAGACCTACCTCTCGCCACTGGCGCTGATCGGGGCCGCGCTGCTGGTGTTTCCCCGGCTGGCGCTGGGCATGAGCGGCTTCGAGACCGGGGTGGTCGTGATGCCGCTGGTGCGCGGTGAAGCGGGTGACTCGCCCGAACGGCCCCTGGGCCGCATCCGCAACGCCCGGCGACTGCTGACGACCGCCGCCACCATCATGAGCGTGCTGCTGCTGAGTTCTTCGGTGGTGAGCACGCTGCTCACGCCCAGCGCGGCGTTCTGGCCCGGCATCACGTACAGCCACAACGTCAATGCCGCCGACCTCGCGGCGGGCCGCGCCATCCTGAACGTTCCCCTCGACAATCCCGCCAACCCGCGGGTGGTCCACACCCTGCAACTGCCCCCCGGGCGCATCGGCACCTTCACCGTCTCGGTGCCTGCGGGGGGCACCACTGTGCCGCTCACGGTGACGGTCACCCCGGTGCCCGGCTCCGGGGCGGACAGCGTCACGGTCACCAAACCCGCTGGGGAGGCGAACGGGCGCGCCCTGGCGTACCTCGCGCACCGCACCTTCGGCGAGGGCTTCGGCAGCCTGTACGACCTCTCGACCATCCTGATCCTGTGGTTCGCGGGGGCCTCGGCGATGGCGGGCCTGCTGAACATCGTGCCGCGCTACCTGCCCCGCTACGGCATGGCCCCCGAATGGGCGCGGGCCACCCGGCCCCTGGTGGTGATCTTCACCGGCATCTGTTTCCTGGTCACAATCCTGTTCCGGGCGAGCGTGGACGCGCAGGGCGGAGCGTACGCGACGGGCGTGCTGGCCCTGATGACCTCGGCGGCCATCGCGGTGTTCCTCACCGAGGTGCGGCGGGGGCACCGCGGCACCTCCGTCTTCTTCGGCCTGGTCAGCCTGATCTTCATCTACACCATCAGCGTCACCATCCTGGGGCGCCCGGAGGGTCTGTACATCGCCCTGCTGTTCGTCGCGGCGATCCTGGCGATCAGCGTGGCCTCGCGGGTGAGCCGCTCGACCGAGTTGCGCGTGCAGCAGGTCGTCTTCGACGGGGAGGCCGAGCGCCTGATGCAGGAGACCCGCCAACGTGGCCTCCCCGTGCGCTTTATCGCCAACCGCCTCAACGCCGGGGATACCACCGAGTACCGCCTCAAGGAGCTGGAGGTCCGGCTGGACACCCACCTCCCCCAGGGCGAACCCGCCCTCTTCCTGGAGGTGGAGGTCACCGACCCCAGCAATTTCAGCGACACCGTGACGGTGACCGGCGTCCGGGTGGGCCGCCACGCCATCCTGCGCGCCCGCGGGAACAGCGTGCCCAACACCATCGCCGCCGTGCTGCTGCATGTGCGCGACCTGACCGGCGTGCCCCCCCACGTGTACTTCGAATGGAGCGAGAAGGGCCCCGCCGGGAACGCCCTGCGCTTCCTGCTCGCGGGCGAGGGCGACATCCCGCCGCTGACCCACGAAATCCTGCGTGTGGCCGAGCAGGATCAGGCCCGGCGGCCGGTCGTGCATGTCGGCGGGTAGGGCTGGGACGCAGAAGGGGAGCCAGCGTGACTTGCTGGCCCCTCCACTTCTTTTCAGACAAAAACCCCACCCCGCGGCGGGGACGTCCAGTCAGGCACGGTGACGCGCTGGGCAGGCGCCCAGAGGCTCAGGTCATGAGCTTGACCGGAGTACGAATCAACTTTGCGGGAGCGGTGAACAGGACCGCGAGAGTGGTGACAACCGCCGTTCAGGTCGCCAGACTGTTCATTCGACGTTGAACCTTGGCTTGCTCCGCTGTTCGATCGCTGGTGTGCTTCTTGTGCGTCACCCACCTTTCGGCGACCCCCATGTGTCTGCGGCCCACGGGGATCGCCCCTCTCTAGAGTGGTGACCTCCGACCTACCCCATTTGTTGTCCAGCGCAGCCAGCAGAGCCCGTCCACTATAGAGAGTCAGCCTCCTCTCACGGTCTCACTCCCGCCCCCGCCGGGTGTACCCTCTGCCCCGTGACTCCTTCCGCGGCTGCCCCTCCCTTTCGTCTTTCAGGAGCCCAGCTCGGCCTGATTGCGGCGAACTTCCTCATGTGGGGTGGCTTCTTCGCAGTCATCCCGCTGGTGACGGTGCATTTCGTGGACGGGCTGGGGTGGGCGGCGGCGAGCGTGGGGCTGGTGCTGGGGGTGCGGCAACTGACCCAGCAGGGCCTGACGGTATTCGGCGGCGCGTGGGCGGACCGCATCGGCGCCAAGCCGCTGATCCTGGCCGGGTGCCTGATCCGCACGCTGGGCTTTACCTGGATGGGCTTCGCGGACACGCTGCCCGTGCTGCTCGCCGCGTCCGTGCTCGCCGGAATCGGGGGCGGCCTGTTCGACGCCCCCAAGAACGCGGCGATCACCACCGTGACCACCCCGGAACACCGCACGCGGATGTTCAGCCTGACCTCCATCTCGGGGAACCTGGGCATGGTGACCGGCCCGCTGATCGGCGCATGGCTCATCGGCCTGGGCTTCCGCACGGCGGCGGTCGCGGCGGGCAGCGTGTACCTGCTCGCCTGCGCGGTGCTGGCCCTGACCCTGCCGCACATCCGCCCCGAGCGGGCGGCGAGCGGCCTCGCCGGGCTGAGGACGGCTGCCCTGGACCGCCGCTTCCGGCGCTTCACCCTGGTGCTCGTGGGGTATTTCCTGCTCAGCACGCAGCTCAACGTGGCGGTCACCCTCAAGGCGGTCGCCCTGGCGGGGCCGGGGGCGACGGGGCCGCTGTACGGGCTGTCGGCGGGGCTCGCGGTCGTGCTGCAATACCCCCTGCTGCGCTTCGTGGAGCGGCGGGTGCGGACGCGGGTGGCGCTGGTCGCCGCCGTGCTCACCGTCGGCCTGAGCCTGGGCCTGATGGGACTCGCGGTCACCTTCGGGCAACTGCTCGCCTGCGTGGCCCTGTACAGCCTGGGCACCATGCTTGTGTACCCCACCCAGCAGACGCTGACCGCCCGGCTGGCCCCGCCCGGGCTGACCGGCAGCTACTTCGGCTTCTCGGCAATCAGCCTGGGGCTGGGGGGCGCGGTGGGCAACCTGGTGGGCGGGGTGCTGATCGATCTGGGGGCGCGGCTGGGGGTGCCGCTGCTCCCCTGGCTGACTCTGATGGGGGTGGGCGTGCTCACCGCGCTGGGCCTGCGCTGGGCGCTGAAAGAAGTGCCCACCCGCGAGCAGGTGGAGCGGGCACAGGCTTGACCCGATACCAGGGAAAACGCCCCACACCTCCGGAGTGTGGAGCGACTCGGTGACCGGGCCGGGGGCCCAGATCAGGGCGAGGAGGGCATGGGCATGGCCGGAGCGGAAGGAGAGGGGGCGGTCCCGCCCAGCGCCTGCGCCTGCGCCAGGTGATCGGCGACGATGGGCTGGAGTTGGGCGGCGAGGGCCACGACCGCCGCGTCCTGCCCGGCCGTCTGCTCGTTGAGCAGGACACTGAGAGTGGCCTGGTGGCCCACCACCTGCTCGTTGAGGTAGGCCCTGTCGAGGGCCGCGCCGCTCAGGGTGCTCAGGGTGTTCACCTTGATCTGGAGTTCCGGCGGCAGCACCTTGGGCAGCGGCACCCGGCGGGCGGCGGCCAGGGCATTGACCTGATTCTGCGCCGTCGTGTGTTCGTTGATCATGCGCTCGGCGTAGGCGCGCACCGCCGCATTGCTCGACTTGCCCAGCACCACCTGCGAGGTCTGGATTTCGAACAGGTTGCTGCCGGTGTTCGCTTGCAGGAACAGGCCGTCCACCGTGCTGGCATTCGGTGCCAGCATGGACGGCGCGCACGAGGCGAGAACGAGGGGAACAAGGAACACCGCGGGTCGTCTCAGCATAAAAAGCCTCCGGGCAGGGCGGATGACGAACGGCAAGAGGACCGTGACAAGAAACAGACGTTCGCCTCGAAATTCAGTGTGGGCAAGAGTCGGCTTTTCATCGTGGCAGTGTCCTTAAGAAGAACTGAGTTTAACCTCACAGCAGCGTGGGCCTCTATAAAACAGGTCGTAGCTTTGTAGCTCATCTCCAGAGAAGTTGAAGAATTCCCACAATGTTGCACTAAAATGAATCAGGGCCGCTCATCCCTACCCGCTACACTTTGCTTATGGTCTGGATCAACGTCTTCATGCTGCTGCTCGTCGCGCTGGTGGTGGGCTGGGTGCCGGTGGTGGGACCGCTGGGGCTGGGCTTTCTGGCTGGCCGGGCCGAACGGGGGCCGCGGGCCGTGCTGGTGCTGCTCCCCGCGCTGGCCTTGCAGACGCTGGGCCTGCTGGGCGTGCGCTGGCTGGAGAACGTGGCCGAGGCGCGCGGCCTGGGGGGCTGGTTCTGGACCGTCCTGGCCTGGCTGGGCAGCCCGGTGAACGCCCTGCTGGGCCGCCCGCTGGGAAACATGATCGGGGACAGCGACGCGGCGGGCTTCCTGCTGCTGTTCACGCTGCCCGCCGCGCTGGGCCTCCTGCTGGGCTGGCTGACGGGGCGGCGCCCAGGGCGGCTGTAACCGGGTTCCCCACGTGTGCCCGCACGAGGACAGGCACGGGCCATCCCTGCTCCCACCCATAAAGAACTCCCCGGCTCGGTTCAACCGGAGAGTTCCATTTGACCCCAGCCCCCGGCCGACCTCAGGGCAGTCTGCGGTCCTGGGTGATCGTGGGGGCGGCGGCGAGCGCCTGCACGCCGAGGTTGAGCAGGGTGTCCTGCCCGCGGGTGAGGAGCCGCAGGTCCTCATCAGTCTGGTCGCGGAGCTGGTTGGGCGTCACGCGCACCGGGTAGGGGGTGCCGTCAGGCTTGGCGTAGTGCAGGATGGTGAGTTGCAGCGCGGCGTCCTGGCCGACCGGGAAGATGCGCGTCGCGGTGTTGCCCACGCCCGCCGTCGTCTCCCCGATGATCGGGCCGCGCCCGGCGTACTGCACCTCGTAGGCGAAGAACTCGCTGCACGAGGCGCTGCCCTCATCCACCAGCACCGAAAGCGGTCCGGTCCAGAGCTGCGGGTTCCGCACGCCCCCGGCGTTGCGCCCGTCCTCCACCCGGGCGCCCCGGCTGACGAGCGTCCGGGAGTCGCCCTCCGGGCCGCGGGCCACCCGCACGAAGGAGGGGACAAAGGCGCCCACCGAGCTGTCACACTCGGCCAGGCTGCCCCCCGTGTTGCCGCGCAGATCCACGATCATGCCCTGCGCCCCGCGGGACCGTGCCTCGGCGACGAGGTCGTGGACCTTCTGCGCCACCCCGCCCCCCGCCAGGAAGGTGGGGATTCGCAGCACCGCCACGTTGTTCTGCGCCCCCGCGAAGCTCAGCCGCGGCAGGTCGCGGGTGCTGCTGTCGCGTGAGGTCAGGTTGACCGTGACCGGCTGCCCTGCCCGTTCCAGCCCCAGCGAGATCGTCCGCCCGTCCACCCGGGCCTGCCGCAGCGCCTCGTAGGTGTAGGGCTTGCCGTCTAGGCTGACGAGCAGGTCACCGCGGCTCAACCCCGCCTCCTCGGCGGCGCTCTGGGGCACGACCTCCAGCACGACCCGGCTCTCGCCGTCGAGCTTCGCCAGCTTCACCCCGAACTGCCGCCGGTTGCCGCCCGTGGCGCTCGCCACGAAATCCTGGAAGTCCTCGGGCGTCTGGAAGAAGCTGTGTTCGTCGCCCAGCGCCGTGATCTCGGCCTCCAGCACCGGGTAGGCCTTTTCGGCGGGGCAGGTCGTAGGCTCCGGAGCGCACGCCGTGTCCAGCCGCCCCTGGTACTCGCGGGTCAGGGCCGGACGGTCCACCGTGGACAGGCCGCCGTACTCGCCCTGCAGCAGCAGGTTCACCTCGTCGTAGATCGCCTGCGCGGGCGAGGGGACCACCTGTGCGGGGGGCGCCTCCGTCTGCGCGAGAGTACCGGGTCCGAACAGCCCGGACGTGAGCAGGGCGGTGGCGGCGAGCAGGGCGGACACACGTTGGGCCGACGGGCGAAGGGCCGGGACGCGGCGCGGGGTGGCGTTCATGGGTCCCCCTATTCTGCTGGGAACAGATGGGAACTTGGTGGGGCGCGAATCCCACAGGAGTCACAAAAAGGGGGTGAGAACTGGGGGGTAGGAATTTGGGAAAGCTTCAGGATTCGGGAGGCTTCTGCGCGGAATTCGCAGTCGTCTTCCAACGTGAGCTGAGGGCTATACCGAAGTCTCCCACCGAGGAGAAAAGCTGCGCGGGAGGACAAAAATCTCCTCCGGGTGGGCATGAAGGGCCGGGCGTCCGGGATCGGCCGGAGTTCAATCCCCTGGTCTTGGAGGCGAGCTGGCAAGGCAAGCTGACGCTTGCCACCCCACTCCCCGACCCTTTAACCCTTCCTACGCCACCGGGTGGCGCTGGTACAGGTCCACCATCCGGCGCAGGAAGCGCAGGCCGGGACCCAGGCTGCTCGCCTGCACCCATTCGTCCTCGCGGTGGGCATTGCCGCCGCGGTAGACGCCCAAGGCGATGGCGGGGAGGCCATGGGGCGCGGCGGCGTTGGCGTCGGTGCTGCTCGACGCCAGACGCAGGTCGGTGTGGACCTCACGGGCCGCTTCCCGGGCAAGGTCGAGCAGGGGTTGCGAGTGCAGGTCTCCGCCAGGGCGGTCGCCGACGCGCTCCAGGCGCAGGCTGACCCCAGCCTCGCGGGCGGCGGCGTGCAGGGCGCCCTGTGCCCGGGTGTCGAGTTCGTCGAGGGCCTCCGGGTCGAGCGAGCGCAGGTCGAGCAGCAGATCGGCGCTCCCCGCGATGGAGTTGACGCTCGTGCCGCCTGAGGCCAGACCCACGTTCAACGTGGTGCGCGGCGAGACCGGACGGGGCAGCGCATACAGGTCGTGGATCGCCACGCCGAGGGCATGCAGGGCGCTGGGGGCCTGGTCACCCCAGGAGTGCCCGCCTGGCCCCAGAAAGATGGCCCGGTACCGCCGCACGCCCACCGCCCGCGTCACCGCCACCCCCAGATACCCGTCCACCGCGATAAAGGCGCCCAGCCGTTCCCGGTGCCGGGCGAGCAGGTGCTTGGCGCCGCGTAGGTCCCCCAGCCCCTCCTCGCCCACGTTGGCGGCGACCCACAGCGGGCGGCGCAGCCGCCCCTCGTGACCGCGCAGGTCGCGCAGCAGGGCCGTGACGACCGCCAGGCTGGCGCTGTTGTCACCCACGCCCGGCCCGATCAGCCGCCCGCGTTCCTCGCGCACCGTGACGTTGGTGCCGCGCGCGAACACCGTGTCCAGGTGCGCGGCGAGGAGCAGGGCGGGCTTGCCCTCGGTCCCGGGGGGCGTCACGCGGGTCAGGACGTTGCCCACCTCGTCGCGGGCCGTCTGGTAGCCGAGGTCCTCCCACAGGCTCGCCATCAGGTCGGCGCGCTCCCCCTCCTCGAAGGTGGGGGCGGGCGTCTGGGCGATGCGCGCGAGGTACGACAGGGGCATTGCGGGCGATTCTAGCGGCCCGGGCAGGGCTGGGCAGTCCCCCCGGATTCCCACTGCCTTTATCAAGCAAGGCCAAACCCCCGACCACCTGGGCCGGGGGTGGAAATCCGGGTTGACCTCAGCGGCGCATCAGCCGGGAGCCGATCATCGCGGCCAGGCCGACCAGACCCGCCTTGACCATCGGGTTGCCGAGCGCGCCGCCGGGAGCGAAGGCGGCCTCCAGCGGGCTGCGGCCGTCCTGGGTGGGGGCCTGCGCCGTGCGGCTGTAGGCGTCGGCGAGGTCGTTGGGATCGTCGTAGCGGACCTGCTGCACCGGGCTGTAGGGGCTTTGCACCATCGCGTCGCCCATCTGCTGGCGCTGATCCGGGGGAAGCTGCTGGAAGTACTCTCCCAGCACCTGGCGCCGCTCCTCGGGCGAGGCGTTCTGGAGGTATTCCTGAACGTAGGCGGCAGCCTCCTGGGGCGACACCCGGCCGTCGCCGTTGAGGTCGCGGGGGTCGAGGTTGGCCATCTGCTCGTGGCGGTCGCGTTGATCGAAGAACATGGAAACCTCCTGTGGAGTGGGTCTGGACCATCCGCCAGACCGGGGCGAAACGCCCTCACCTTAGGCGCCCCCCCGGTAGTCGGCGTGAGCGCACACTTCACAGGAGTTCATGGCCGCAGGTGCGCGAAAGAGGGCAAGAGGCGGGACAATCGCGCGCTGATCCCGCTGCTAGATTGCCCGCATATGCGTTCTCTCGTCCTGATCGGTCACGGCTCACATCTGAACGGCGAGTCGGCGGGCGCGGTCTACCGCTACGCCGAGCGGCTGCGGGAGCGCGGCCTGTACGACGAGGTCGTGGAGGGCTACTGGAAGGAGGAGCCCTCGCTGCGCCAGGTCCTCAAGACCACCCGCTCCACCGACGTGACGGTCATCCCCATGTTCATCTCCGAGGGCTACTTCACCGAGACGGTCATTCCCCGCGAACTCGGCCTGGGCCACCAGGGGCCGGTGCCGCCGGAGGGGATCGCGCGGGTGCTCGGTGGGCGAACGGTGCGCTACACCCTGCCCTACGGCGTCCACCCGGGTATGAGCGAGGTGATCCTTGCCCGTGCGCGTGAAGTTCTGCCTGACCTGAACGCCGCCGACACTGCCCTGATCGTGCTGGGCCACGGCACCACCCGTAACGAGAACTCCAACCGGGTGATCTACCGCAATGCCGATCTCTTGCGCAACTCCGGGCACTTCGCGTCCGTTCACGCCCTCTTCCTCGACGAGGACCCCAGGGTGGGCACCTGGCCGGAGGTGGTGAAGGCCCGGCGGGTGGTCGTTGTCCCCTTCTTCGCGTCCGAGGGCTGGCACACCCTGGAGACCATCCCCGAGGACATGGGCCTGACGGGCGAGGTGACGTGCTTCCCGGACAACCCCCACGGCCCGCA
This sequence is a window from Deinococcus apachensis DSM 19763. Protein-coding genes within it:
- a CDS encoding DR2241 family protein; protein product: MSAHFTGVHGRRCAKEGKRRDNRALIPLLDCPHMRSLVLIGHGSHLNGESAGAVYRYAERLRERGLYDEVVEGYWKEEPSLRQVLKTTRSTDVTVIPMFISEGYFTETVIPRELGLGHQGPVPPEGIARVLGGRTVRYTLPYGVHPGMSEVILARAREVLPDLNAADTALIVLGHGTTRNENSNRVIYRNADLLRNSGHFASVHALFLDEDPRVGTWPEVVKARRVVVVPFFASEGWHTLETIPEDMGLTGEVTCFPDNPHGPQTVYYAKPVGTHPAVADVILHLAEEARGASERGGDEDRAHAETWAAFLTLAREGIRVGEALITPHAGMFELRHMLDEGRPSDDLTTVVTPEGLRDLTRRDEGGHHRPVHTFRNLPRGWRAVLSEDDLPRGVHNLYPAVVEEGYAHHRHTLRPTPWPTTARRQTGIYAKVQRATPDQVEAVARDVCSGCLKTRLWAGERLGRTFFAGVPGAIPCPEACTYFIAEVREEVSGKRGQTAQGHED